DNA sequence from the Leuconostoc lactis genome:
TTAAATATTCTGGTGTGCGCCCGACCATTAAACCACTGATAAACACGGTGAGTAGCACAAAGCTTAACATGCCATATAAACCAGAACCAACACCGCCAAATACAATTTCACCGAGTTGCATGAGTAACATGGGAATCAGCCCGCCTAACGGGGTAAAACTATCCAATGACGCGTTTACTGACCCATTAGAAACGGCGGTCGATAAGGTATTCCATAATGCTGACAACCCGATACCGTTGACAACATTTTTCCCTTCCAATGCCGTTGATCCGGCCACACCCGCAACGTGCTGGCCAAGATGTAACTCAGCCAACGTAGTGCCAATAACTGCCAACACTAAGAGGCCAAGCATCACAGCATAGATCACCATCGCCTGTCGACGGCCGACCATTTGACCAAACATGACAACCATGGCAGCGGGTAAGAGAACAATCGCCACACTCTCAAATAAGTTACTCAATCCTGTGGGATTATGAAATAATGCAGCTGCATTGGCACCAAAGAAGCCACCACCGTTACTCCCTAACAATGAAATCGCAAATTGGCTGGAAGCTGGGCCGGATGGCAATAAGATGCCTTGCACGACATGATTGGGTGCAAAAGTCTGCACGGCACCTTGACTCACCATCAGTAACGTTAAGACCATGCTCAGTGGCACCAGAACATATAAGGTAAATCGGGTGATATCAACCCAAAAATTACCAACTGTTTGGCTTTCCTTGCGTGAAAAACCGCGGATAACAGCCAGTAATGCAGCCACACCAACGGCCGCTGAGGCAAAATTTTGCGTGGTCAACACGGCAAACTGTGAAAAATAGGACATGGCGGTTTCCCCACTATAAGCCTGCCAATCTGTATTGGTCACAAAACTCATGGCCGTGTTCAAAGCCAAATCCCAAGGGACGTTATGGACATGATTTGGGTTAAACGGTAGCCATTGTTGGGTCATTAACACGCCCATCACAACGAACAAGCCCATGAGACTGAACACCACAATCGCCAGCACAAATTGACGACCCGACATTTCAGCGGGTGTGTCTTGGTAGCCGAGGAAACGATAAATGCGTTTTTCAACTGGTTTTAAAACCGCGCTCAACCACACCTTTTTCCCCGCCATCACCGCAGCAATATAGCGTCCGATGGGGATGGAAAGCCCCACAATAAGGCCAATGATCACCACATCTCGCCACCAAATCATGATTGATCCCCCCACATTAAAATGTAAAATAAATAAACAACCAAGCCAACAACGACCAGCCCGCCTAAAAACGTCAACAGCATGGCGAAGTGCCTCCTTTTTTTGATAACGCTATCTTAACAACTGTGATGTTAAAACGGTGTTAACAATAAAAAAGGGAGGTTATCACAAATTGAATAGAAAAAAGCTATTGCAACAAGGCGGCAATAGCTTTTTCCTACTTCACACCGTGTGCCACATCGGCATGATACATATAGGCGCGTGTCATTGGCAAATTCATCCCTGATGGGCCTTTTGTTAACAAATATTGAACAACATCAATGTTCCCTGACTCAAATGAGGCGGCGCAGGCTTGCAAATACAAATCCCACATACGGTAGAAACGTTTCCCATATTGCGCAACGACTGCTGCTCGCACGTCATGGAAATTCTGTGTCCAAATTTCAAGCGTCTTTTGATAGTGACGGCGGAGTGACTCCAA
Encoded proteins:
- the kdpA gene encoding potassium-transporting ATPase subunit KdpA encodes the protein MIWWRDVVIIGLIVGLSIPIGRYIAAVMAGKKVWLSAVLKPVEKRIYRFLGYQDTPAEMSGRQFVLAIVVFSLMGLFVVMGVLMTQQWLPFNPNHVHNVPWDLALNTAMSFVTNTDWQAYSGETAMSYFSQFAVLTTQNFASAAVGVAALLAVIRGFSRKESQTVGNFWVDITRFTLYVLVPLSMVLTLLMVSQGAVQTFAPNHVVQGILLPSGPASSQFAISLLGSNGGGFFGANAAALFHNPTGLSNLFESVAIVLLPAAMVVMFGQMVGRRQAMVIYAVMLGLLVLAVIGTTLAELHLGQHVAGVAGSTALEGKNVVNGIGLSALWNTLSTAVSNGSVNASLDSFTPLGGLIPMLLMQLGEIVFGGVGSGLYGMLSFVLLTVFISGLMVGRTPEYLSKKIAAYDMKMVALAILLPPVLTLVSTGIAVSWPGIRSSLTNTGAHGFSEILYGFSSMGNNNGSSFGGFNGNRLMVNVVGTVLMGCTRFVPLLAMVYLGANLAKKKQMAISSGTLRTDTGLFAVLLLVIILLIGALNFVPALILGPIADFLTAR